The DNA window GGACGTTCGTCCACGTCGCGCCGCCGTCGCGCGTGATCTGCACGTTGCCGTCGTCGGTGCCGACCCAGATCACACCCGGCTCGAACTCGTCCTCGGCGATGGTGAGGATCGTCGTGTGGAATTCCGCCGCGGTGTTGTCGAGGTAGATCTCGCCGCCCGAATCGAGCTGCTTCTCCGGGTCGTCGGTGGTGAGGTCGGGGCTGATCACGTCCCACGAGTGGCCGTAGTCGTTGCTGCGGAAAACGACGTTGCCGCCCCAGTACACCGTCGCCGGGTCGTGCGGCGAGATGACGATCGGCGCGTCCCAGTTGAAACGGTACCTCGCCTGGTACATGCCCTGCCCCACCGAGCCGATCATGAGCGGCCACGGCTCGATCGACCGCATCTGCCCCGAGTTCGTGTCCGTGATGCGGAAGTAACCGCCCTGCGCGTTCGAGTAGATCAGGTTCGGCTGACCCGGGACCGGCACGGTGTAGAAGCCGTCGCCGCCGGAGACGGTGTAGAAATAGCCGGGCAGGATGCCACGGCGGTCGTTGAGCCGGCTCGGCCCGCACCAGTTGCCGTTGTCCTGCAGCCCGCCGCACACGTAGTACGGGTCGCGGTCGTCGACGAAGATGTGGTAGTACTGCGCGAGGCTGAAGTTGCGGAAGATGTGGAAGTTGGCGCCTCCGTCGTACGACACCTGCATGCCGCCGTCCGAGCCCGAGAGGATCCGCTCACCGTCTTCCGGGTCGATCCAGTACGCCTGGTGGTCGCCGTGCACGTCGTTGGCGATGCGCTCGAAGGTCCGGCCCCCGTCGGTCGATTTCGACAGTCCGCCCGAGAGCGTGTACAGCGTCTCGTGGTCGGACGGGTCGACGTAGACGTCGGAGTAGTAGAAGGGCCGGAAGTTGAGCTGGTTCCTGTTGTCGTTGACCATCTCCCAGGTCTCGCCGTGGTCGTCGGACATGAAGAGCGTGCCGGCGGTGGGGTATTCGGTGATCAGGTACACGATGTTCGGACGCGACTGCGCCACGCTGATGCCGATGCGGGCCATGGGCTCGTCCGGCGTGGTCGTGATCTTCTTCCACGAGATGCCGCCGTCGCGCGAGACGTAAAGCGCCGTCTCCCTGCCCCCGTCGTCGAAACGCCACGGCAGACGGCGGAAGGTCCACATGCCGGCGTAGACGTTGCGGGGGTTCGTCAGGTCGATGTCGATGTCCGAGCACCCGGTGTCCTCGTCGATGAACAGCACGTGGTCCCACGTCTGGCCGCCGTCGGTCGTGCGGAAGACGCCGCGCTCCCGGTTGGGGCCCCATTCGTGGCCCATCGCGCAGACCAGGGCGACATCGGGGTCGCGCGGGTCGACGACGATGCGCTTGATGCGTTCGCTGTCGTCGAGGCCGAGGTGGGTCCAGGTGGCGCCGCCGTCGGTCGAACGGTACACGCCGTCGCCGTACGAGACCGAGTTGCGCGGGTCGCCCTCGCCGGAGCCGAGCCAGACGACGTTGTGGTCGGAGGGAGCAAGCGTCAGCGCCCCGACCGAGTAGGTGTTCTCGTCGTCCCACTGATGCTCGAAGGTCACGCCGCCGTTGGTCGTCTTCCAGACGCCTCCGTTGGCCGCTCCGACCCAGAAGGTCCGCGGATCGCCCGGTACGCCGATGATGGCGGACACCCGTCCGCCCATGTTCACGGGACCGATGTGCCGCCACTCGATGTCGCCCAGCGCAGCCGAGATGGCCGCAGGGCTTTGGGCCCGGGCCGGTGTGGCGGCGAGAAGAGCGAAGAGTGCGAGGGCGAGCGGGAATGCGCTGCGCGGCAACTTCATGAGAGTTCTCCCGGGATGGTTGGTGGAGGGCGGAGGGCCCTCCAGATCGCGCAAGTTCAATGGGCGAAGAGGGATTCGAACCCCCGACCTCCTGCTTGTAAGGCAGGCGCTCTGAACCGGCTGAGCTATTCGCCCCGAATCGTGGCCATCCGCGCGGCGTTGCGGCGGGGCCTCCCCGGGCCGACTCCCGCTGGCCGAGCCGGCGCTAGCTGAGCCGACGCCAGCCGAGGATCAGGCCGGCGGGCAGGAACACCACATAGCCCAGGATGAGCAGGAGCGGCGCAGCCGTCACGGACCCCCGGTCGAGCAGCACGTACCCGGCGGCGATCGACGTGAGGCCGAGCGCGAACGCCACGTAGTTGGCCACTCCGAACTGGAGGCCCCGGGCGGGGGCGTCCCCACTCCTCCGGTCGCGTCTTCCCTGATTCATGCGGGGACGCTAGACGTCCCTCCGACACGCGTCAACCACGATGGGCACGCGTTCCCGGCCCGCCGGGGGCAACTCACGAACTCGCCCGGGCCCATTCCGAGGCCTCCAGGAGCGGCGAGGGGAGCGGCGAGGCGAAGGACAGCGCCTCGCCGGTCCCGGGGTGCTCGAACGCGAGGTGCGCGGCGTGCAGGAAGAGTCGCCCGGCCCGGCGCCGGAACTCTCCGGCCCAGCGGCCGCCCGCGCCGCCGAAGCCGCGTTCCCGGTTCGGTCCGTAGATCGGGTCGCCGACGACCGGGTGTCCGAGCGATCCGAGGTGCACCCGAATCTGGTGCGTCCTCCCCGTAGCGAGCCGCACGGCGAGCAACTCCGCGGCGTTCCACCGCTCCAGGCGCTTGAAGTGCGTCACCGCGGGCCGTCCGGTCTCGCGCACGGCCATCCGCTTCCGGGCGCGCGGATCGCGCCCGATCGGGCGATCGACCGTGAACCGCTCCTCGTCGAGGTGTCCCCAGGCCGCGGCGACGTACCCGCGCTCGACCTCGCGGCGCCCGAGTGCGGCGGACAGCGCCCGATGCGCCTCGTCCCGGCGCGCGACGAGCATGAGCCCGCTCGTGTCCTTGTCCAGCCGGTGAACGATCCCGGGCCGGCGGTCCCCGCCGATGCTCGACAGCCCGCCGAGGTGAAAGAGGAGGGCGTTCACAAGCGTGCCGCCCGGATGGCCGGGCGCGGGGTGGACGACGAGTCCTGCCGGCTTCTCGACCACCGCGAGGTCGTCGTCCGCGTATCGGATCTCGACGGGGATGTCCTCGGGCTCCAGCCGGGTCGCAACCGGGGGCGGCAGTTCGACCTCGATCCGATCTCCCGCCCGCGGCCGGTATCGCTTCCTCGGGACCTGTCCACCGACGGTCACCCGGCCGTCGGAGATGAGTTGCACGACTCGGGCCCGGCTCAGCGAGAGACGTTCGGCCAGCAGGCGGTCGATCCGGTCGGCGGCCGCGTCCTCGCTCTCGCCGATCTCGATGAGCCGCGGCCCGCCCGCACCCGCCGCATCGGATTCGGGTGGACTCACTTCACTCGGGGGTCGCCTCCGCCGCCGCAGCCGCTACCTCCCTCTCGCGCCGGCCCTCAAGCCAGAACGAGATCAGCAGCAGCACCGCGCCGACCGTCACGGCGGAATCCGCGATGTTGAAGATGGGGAAGCGGCTCGCACCGATGCCGAAATCGAGGAAGTCCACGACGCCGGCTTCCAGCCGGATGCGATCCCAGATGTTGCCGAGCGCGCCGGCGGATACGAGCGAGATGGCGAGGATGCGAAGTCGATCCGACGACGGGGTGCCGCGGTAGATGACGCCGAGCACGCCGAGCGCGATCAGGGAGAGGATGAGAAAGAAGATCCGCGAATGTTCGCCGATGTCGAGCCCGAAAGCGGCGCCGCGGTTGTGCGTGTAGGTGAAGCGGAAGAAGTCGCCGATCACGGGTGTTCGCTCGTACAGCTCGAACGTGTTCATGACCCACGCCTTGGTCACGATGTCCAGCGCGAGGATAACGACGATCGGAACGAGCGTCAGCCAGAGGCGGACCTGGTGATCGCGTCCGGAAGCTTCAGCCACCCGTCTCCTCCTTCTCCTTGCACCTGATGCAGAGCCGCGCGTGCGGGAGGGCGTCGAGCCGCTCGAAGCTGATCTCCTCGTCGCAGTCCTCGCACCTTCCGAATTGCTCCGGGTTCCGATAGAGCCGCCTCAGCGCCTCGTCGATGTGGTAGAGCAGCCGACCCTCCTTGCTCGCGAACAGGAACGCCTTCTCGCGCTCCATGGCGTCCGTCCCCTGGTCCGCCATATGGAAGCTGTAGGCGGCCAGGTCGCTGTCCGCCCCCTGAAGGGAACTCGTGAACGAGTCGTCGTACTGACCGAGCTCCCGCGTCGCGCGCGACCGGGCCGCCAGCAGTCTCTTCTCGATGTGTTTCCGTTGTTCCGCGTTCATCCTTCTCAAGCGCGTTCGTCGACTCCGCCGATTCCGATGCGGACCTCGACGTCGTCGATCTTCACCACGGCCGTACTCAGGCCTCCCCGGGGGACCGACCCCGTCTGTACTTCTACGGCCAGCGTCTCGCCGGCGACGTAGTCCGCGTGCTTCGACACCGCCTGTTCCAGATCCTGCGGACCCGCCACGCCGAGGCGGATGCGGTCGGCGACCTCGAGCCCCGCATCGCGCCGCAACCGCTGGACGCGGTTCACGATCTCCCGCGCGTAACCTTCGCCGCGCAGCGCATCATCGATGTCGGTATCCAAGGCCGCGAGGTAACCGCCTCCCGTCGCCACGGCGAGATCGGTGAGCGTCTCCTCGTGAATCACGAGGTCTTCGGGCGTCACCCGAACCCGTTCGCCTCCGATCTCGACGTCGAGCGGCTCCCCGTCCCTGAGCCTCCTCAGGGCCACCGCATCCAGATCCGCGATCCCGGCCGCGACGGCCGGCGTGCGCGCCCCGTGTTTCGGACCCAGCGCACCGAACCGCGGCTTCGCGTATAGCCGGGTAAGATCTTCGCTGTCCCCCAGCGACACAACCATTTTCACGTTGAGTTCTTCCATCGCAAGCGCAGCCATCGGGTCCGCGAGCGCCCGTCCCTCCGGCAGAACCGCGTGAAGCGTGCGCAGCGGCTGCCGAATCCGCACCCCCGCCTTTTCCCGGGCGGCGCGGCCCAGCGCCACCAGGCGCCGGACGTCGTCCATCGCCTGCTCGAGCTCCGGCTCCGAATGCCCTTCCGGCTCCGGGAAATCCGCCAGGTGGACGGACGCTTCGTCTGTGAGCGCCCGGTACAGCCAATCGGACATGAACGGGGCGTACGGGGCGAGCAGCCGCGCGGTCGTGGCGAGACATTCGTGGAGCGTCGCGAAGGCGTCGGCGCTCGCGGCCGCGGTCCCCGGTTGCGTCGCCCAGAAGCGGTCGCGGCTCCGGCGCACGTACCAGTTCGACACGTCGTCGAGCACGAACTCCTGGATGGCGCGCGCCCCGGCCGTGAGATCGAACGCCTCCAGCGCTTCCCCCACGAGCCGCACGACCCGGTCCAGGCGGGCGAGCACCCAGCGGTCGAGGTCGCTTCGGTCGGAGACGGGAGCCGCGGAGGACGCGGTGTGGGACCACCCCTCCTCGTTCGCGTAGAGGGCGAAGAAGCGGTACGTGTGACGGAGTGTGGCGAACAGCTTGCGGTCGGTCTCGCGGAGCGCCGACGGATCCCACCGCTTCGGCACCCAGGGGTTGGACCCCGAGAGGAAGTAGAAACGCGTGACATCGGCCCCGTACGTGTCGAGCGCGTCGCGCGGATCCACCGCGTTGCCCCGCGACTTCGACATCTTCCGTCCCTTTGCATCGAGCACCTGGTCGTTGACGACGACGGCCCGGAACGGTGCGCGGTCGAAGAGAATGGTGGACAGCGCGAGGAGCGAGTAGAACCAGCCGCGCGTCTGGTCGACGCCCTCGGCGATGTAGTCGGCCGGGAAGTAGCGCTCGAAGGTGTCCCGGTTCTCGAACGGATAGTGCCACTGGGCGTAGGGCATGGAGCCGGAGTCGAACCACGCATCGGCGACTTCCGGGACGCGCCGCATCGTGCCGCCGCATGCGTCGACGGGACAGCACCACTCGTATCCGTCGATCCCCGGCCGGTGAGGATCGAAGTCCTCGGGGAGGCCGCCGACGCGGCGCCCCAGTTCCGCGAAGGATCCGAGCACCTCCCGGTGTTCGTCGCAGTCGGAGCAGAGCCAGATGGGAAGGGGGGTTCCCCAGTACCGCTCGCGCGAGAGCGCCCAGTCGATGTTGTTCTGCAGCCACTCGCCCATGCGGCCGGATCCCGTCTCGGGCGGATGCCAGTCAATGGACGCATTATGCTCGAGCAGGCGCGACTTCACGGCGGTCGTCCGGATGTACCACGAATCGCGCGCCATGTAGAGAAGCGCGCTGTCGCAGCGCCAGCAGTGGGGATAGCTGTGCTCGTACATCTCGCGCAGATACAGCTGGTCGTGCGCGACGGCCCAGTCGCGGAGCGCGCGTTCGGTCTCTCCATCTTTCACGTGCATCCCGGCAAGTCCGCCCGGCACGGTGTCGAGGAAGCGCCCGTCCCCGCCGACCGTGTGCTGCATCGGCAGTCCCGCCGCCTCGCCCAGCCGGAAGTCGTCTTCCCCGTACATCACCGCCGTGTGGACGACGCCCGTCCCGTCGTCGACCGTGACAAAATCCGCCTCCAGCACCGTCCATGCCGTATCGGAGCCGGCGCCGTCCACCGCGTTCGGGAAGAGCGGGCGGTAGCGCCGCCCGGCGAGTTCACCGCCGCGCACCTCCCCGACGATCTCATAGGGGTGCCGCAGCACCTCGGCGACGCGGTCGCGGGCCAGGATGAGCACCTCTCCCGGCGAAGCCCCGCCGGGCCCGTCGTGCGCCCGTGCGGGGGTCGTGCCGCCGTCCGCACCCTCGGGCAGGACGCGTACGCGGGCATAGGGGATGTCGGGCCCCACCGCGAGGCCGAGGTTGCCCGGAAGCGTCCAGGGGGTCGTGGTCCAGCTCAGGATCCGCGCGCCGTCCGGGTCGTCGACGAGATGGAACTTCATGTAGACCGCGGGCTCGGTCACGTCGCGGTAGCCCTGGGCCACCTCGTGGCTCGAGAGGCCGGTGCCGCAGCGCGGACACGTCGGGATGACGCGGTATCCCCTGTACAGCAGGCCCCGCTTCTCGATCTCCGAGAGCGCCCACCAGCCCGACTCGATGAACTCGTTCGAGTACGTGACGTACGGGTCGCCGTAGTCCAGCCAGTAGCCGATGTCCCGGGACAGCCGCTCCCAGGCGTCCTGGTAGCGGAACACGTTGTTCCGGCAGTTGTCGTTGAACTTCCGGATTCCGTAACGCTCGATGTCCGGCTTGCCGGAGATGCCGAGCGAGCGCTCGACCTCGAGTTCCACCGGCAGTCCGTGGGTGTCCCAGCCCGCTTTCCGCGGCACGTGATGGCCGGACATGGTGCGGTATCGCGCCACCGCATCCTTGATCGTGCGGGCAAGGATGTGATGGACGCCGGGCGCGGCGTTCGCGGTCGGCGGTCCCTCGTAGAACACGAAATCCGGCGCAGCCGACCGGGCCGCGAGGCTGCGCTCGAAGGTCTTCTCTTCCTCCCAGCTTTCGAGGACTTCGGCTTCGAGCCCGCGTGCGGACTCCGGTATCGGCCGGTAGGCCATGGAGGTGCTCCGTCTGGTTATCTCTCGATGGTCGACGCAGTCGTCGGAACGGCGGGCGTGCGCAGCGGGGTGCTGCGGTCAGGTCGACGCGGCGCCCGAACCGCCGGCGTCGACCCGGCTAATCGATGGAAGCGGGGCCTCGGTATCGGACTCCGGAGCCATGGGCTCGGCCGCGATGGGCTCGGCGGCGGCAACCTCGGGTGCCCCGTCTCCGCTCGCTCTCCGGAGCCGCTCGATGAACCGGTCGAGATCGCCGGCTCCGTCCCCGAACCGTTCATCCTCGAAGTCGAGGTATTCGTCGAAGCGCTCGAACAGTTTCCGCAGCGCGGCGAGGAAGCGGCCCCGGGTCGCCTTCAGGTCTTCGACCTTGTCGTGGCAGAGGCGGACGGCCCGCTCCGCGTCGGCGAGCACGGCGCCCGCGCGCATCTCGGCCTCGCGGAGCCGCACGGCCGCGTCGCGCTCGGACTGCAGGCGGGCCTCCTCGCGCAGCTCCTGAGCGGCCAGGAGCGCTTCGTTGAGGGCCTTCTCGCGAGCCCTGTAGCTCTCCAACTGGTGTTTCTGCTGCTCGATCCGATCGCTGAGCACGACGTGCTCGCGCACGTGGCGTTCGAGGCAATCCGCCACGACCGCGAGGAACGCATCGACCTGCTGTGCGTCGTACCCGCGCACCGAACGCCTGAAGTCGTCCTTCTTCTTGCGGACGTCAAGCGGTGTCAGATCGATCATCTCTCCCCCAGTAGCACCGTGCCGAGTCGCACCCGCGTGCTCCCCTCCTCGATCGCGATCTCGAAATCGTTGCTCATCCCCATCGAGAGCGCCCTGCCCTCAAAATCCGGAATCTCCGCGCGACAGCGTTTCAGCAGCCGCGCCGCGCCGCGAAACGCGGGCCGGACCTCCGCCTCGTCCGCCGTAAACGGCGCCATCGTCATCAGCCCGGCCACCCGCAGACCGGGCAGTTCACAGATCTCGGCCACGGCGTCCAGCACCACGTCCGGGTTCAGGCCGGCCTTCGCCGCCTCCCCCGACGTGTTCACCTGCACGAGCACCTCGACCGGTTCGCGCCGTTCCTCTTCGACGATCCGGTTCAACGTGCCCGCGAGCCGCACGCTGTCCACCGACTCGACGACATCGAACAGCCGGACCGCGCGCCGCGCCTTGTTGCGCTGCAGCCGACCGATCAGGTGCCACGCGACGCCGGGCGTCGGCCCCAGTTCCAACCGCTTGGCTTCGGCTTCCGGCACCCGGTTTTCGCCGATCCGGCCCACGCCGAGCGCCTTCACGATCTCGATTCCCCCTGCGGGATGTCCCTTCGTCACGGGGAGGATCTCGACGTCGCTCGCGCGCCGTCCTGCCCGCCTCGCCGCAGCCTCGATGCGCTCCGTCACCTCGGCCAGCCGGGCCTCGACCTGATCTTTCGTCACGCGGCACAGTTTACGGGGCCGCGCCCGGCGATGCGAGCCATCTACCGGGGGTCCGGGCGGCACCCGGCGGACCGAAAAAAAAGAGCGCCCGGCGTCGCTTTGGCGTCGCCGGGCGCTTGCCGTCGCTCGGAAGCGGGACGGCTGGTGTCGTGTCTCCGTAGTTCTAGATCACCTCGAACGTCACCCACTGGGAGACCCAGACCGCCGTGACCTTGTCGCGGTTCTTCGCAGGCGTGAACCGCATCTGCTGCACGACCTTCCCCGCCGCCTCGTCCAGGAGGCCGTTATCGGAGGAGGTCTTCACCTCGAAGTTCTCGACGGCTCCGTTTTCCGTCACGTAGAGCCAGAGTTCGACCCGGCCCCCGATGCCCGCATCCATCAGCGTGCGCGGATACTCCCGCTGCAGTATCTGCTGAATCTCACCGCCGTTCAGCAGCACGGGAGGCGTGTCGTACACGATGAACGACGGCCGATCCGCCGGACTGCCGGTCTCGGGAGGCGGCGGCAGGGCGTTATCCGTCGTGAACGACTCGAACGTCGTTTCCGCGATCGTAATGTCCTCGGAGATGTCAACCGAAGCGACCCGCGGGGTGGCCGGACGGGCGATCTGTTCCGGCGGCGGCGGGATCTTCACCTCGGGCGGCAACGCCACCGCCTCGATCTCATCGACCACGACGCCCAGGTCCGCCGCCTCGAACGGGCGGACGAGGACGAACAGTCCGAAGTGGAGCGTGACGGCAACCAACAACCCGACCTGCGTCCAGTTGGTGCTCGCCCGCTTGAACTGATCGTTCGCGGTGAGCCGAATTCCGGTCTCTTCCATCGTTTCTCTCCCGGTCTCCTGAAGCCCGTGGTGTCCTGCTGCTGGCTAGCGCCGAGCCCGCATCGCGCGCTGCTCGAGCCGCGTGGCGAAGGTGACGCGCACCGCGCCGGACGCCTGCAGTTCTTCCGTAATCGTATTGATCTGCTGATAAGGCACTTCGGAATCGCCGCGAATCGCGATCACGAGTTCACGGTTCTCCGCGTAGATCGGCCGAACGGTCTCCGAGATGTCCTCGAACGGCGTCAGCACGTCGTTGATCCAGACCGAACCGTCGCGCTGAACCCAGAGGTGGAGGATGTTCTGCCGCTTCTCGTCGATCTTCTCGGTGGCCTCCGCCGTCGTCCATTCGATCTGCCGGTTCCGGTCCTTCCGGAAGACGGTCGTGACCATGAAGAAGATGAGAAGGAGGAACGCGATGTCCGCCATCGAAGAGGTCGGGATCGACCCGTCCGACCCGGACTTTTTCTTGAAGCCGCTGTCCTTGATGGCCATCTAGTTCTCCATCTCCTGTAGCGAGATTCGCTCGGCGCCCGCCAGCTTCACCTCATCGAGCACGTTGACCATGTGACGGTAGGGCGCGTTGGGGTGGGTCTGAATGGCGGCGATGAGATTCTCGTTGCCCGCCAGTTCGGTGCGCAGAATGTTCGCCACCTGCGTGTGCGCCACGACCTGTTCCTGTTCGCTTTCGCCCCGGCGCACGATGACGCGGCCGTCAGGCTGCACGATGAAGAAGATCAGGTTCCGCCCCGACACATCCTGCTCCTCGGCCTGCTCCGGGAGCACGATCGGCAGTCCCCGTTCCTCGTTGAACACCGTCGTCGTGAGGAAGAAGACCAGGAGGAGGAACGCGATGTCCGCCATCGAAGAGGTCGGGATCTCGTCCGACACCTTCTGCTTGCGTTTCATGATCGCCATTGTGGACTTCTTTCTCCGTTTGTCGCTTCGATCTGCGACCCGGGCTCGTCAGCTCGCCCGCGCGCCCCGGTCCTCGAGGTCCCAGATAAGCCCGAGCACCTCCTGCGCCCCCTCCTCCATGTCGAGGATGAGACGATCGATGCGCGTGACGAAAAAGTTGTAGCCGATGTTGACGGGGATCGCGATTGAGAGCCCCGTGGCGGTCGTGATGAGCGCCACCTTGATGCCGCCGGCGACGAGCCCCGGCTCGACCTGTCCCGCGATCTCGATGGCCTGGAAGGCGAGGATCATCCCGATCACGGTTCCGAGGAAGCCCAGCATGGGGGCGACGTTGGCGATTGTGCCCAGAACCGTGAGGCCGCGCTCGAGGAAGTCGAGCTCGATCACACCCGTCGTGGCGATCGCCTTCTGGATGTCCTTGCCGTCGGAGCGCGCCTCGCTGCCGCGGTCGCGGAGGCGGCGCAGTCCGGCGAGGAGGATCGCGGCGACGGGTCCCCGCGTTTCCTCGGCCGTCGTAATCGCTTCGCCCAGGCGGCCGCTCACTCCGAGACTCTCGATCTCGTGGAGCAGCTTCCTTGAATCGCGGTGGGCGATCCACAGCGTCCACGCCTTGGCCAGCATCACGCCGATCGCGATCAGCGAGCAGAGGACGAGGGGGTACATCATGAACCCGCCATCGGTGAACAGAGTCAGCAGCTCGTACTGATTGTCCATATCGCCTGCCCGTAAGGGATTTGTCGCTCGATTCCCGGCCTGGTCGCAACTTGAAAAGTTTAGGGGACTGACGGGGCCTCGTCAAACCGTTTGGGTCCATCCGGCCGATCCCCGGGCTCCGCGTCGAGATCCGCACCGGGACGGCCCAGTTCAGGCGCCGGGACGTCGGCCGCCAGATGGTCCCGAAGCTGCTGCGGCGCCAGGTTCCTTCGCAGGACGCCGCGACGGGCCAGCGAGATCTGGCTGGTCTCCTCGGACACGACGACGACGTACGCGTCGGTCTCTTCGGAGAGGCCGAGCGTGGCCCGGTGCCGGGTCCCCAGCGTCCGGTCGCTGAGGGGGTACTGCGTGAGCGGGAGATGGACGCCGGCAGCCACGATCTGCCCGTCGCGCACGACGACCGCCCCATCGTGGAGGGGCGACCTGGGCGTGAACAGAGACACGAGCAGGCTGGACGACACATCGGCCCGGAGGCGCGTCCCCGTCTTCTCGATGTACTCTTCGAGAGACAGTTCACGTTCGATCGCGATGATCGCCCCCGTCCGGGTGCGGGACAGTTCCGCCGCCGCCTTTGCGATCTCATCCGCGACCGCTTCGCTCCGCTCCTGCAGCCGGGTCAGCACGCTCAGCACGCGGCTGCGGCCGATCCGGGCGAGCGCGTTCCGCAGCTCGGGGTGAAAGACGACGATGAGCGCGAAGGCGCCGTAGGTGAAGGCCTGCGAGAGAATCGACCGGATGAGGTCGAGGCTGAGCCATCCCGCCGCCGCGTAGACCGCCGCGAGGAGGACGAGGCCGAACAGCATCTGGAACGCCCGCGTGCCGGACCAGAGGATGAGCACCCGGTAGATGAGGACCGCGACGACGGTGATCTCGAAGACGTCCAGAAGATCGATCTGCAGGAGGCGCAGGTAGTTCCAGAAAGCGTCCATCACCTGCGGCCTCCAGCCGCGCGCGGGCGAGCTGACGGACGGGCGCCGCGGACGACCCCGGGTCGGCGGACCTCGATCGCACCCTCGACGTCGAGCGCCTGACGCATCTCGCAAACATCGTGCACGCGGAGCACATGGGCGCCGCGCCGCGCCGCGGCGAGACACGCCGCGACGGAGGCTGTGACGCACTCGTCCGGCCCCACATCGAGCAGCGCCCCGAGAAAGGACTTGCGCGACGGGCCGACCCACACCGGCGCTCCGAGCGACGCGATCTCGTCGAGCCGGGCCAGCAGCTCGAGATTGCCGTCCAGCGACTTTCCGAAGCCGATCCCCGGGTCGACCGCGACCTGACCTGGGTCGCAGCCCGCGTCGAGCGCCGCCCGCCGCGCCTCGGCGAGGGCGCCGCGGACCTCCGCCGCGACATCGCCGTAGTCGGTGTCGAGCTGCATGGTGCGGGGTGTGCCGCGCATGTGCATGAGCACGAGCCCCACGCCCGTCCGGGCCGCGAGCCCCGCCAGCGCCGGATCGGCGCGCAGGGCCGTCACGTCGTTGATCGCCGCGGCGCCCGCGTCCACCGCCCGCTCCGCCACCTCGAGCTTGTGTGTATCCACGGAGATGGGGATCGGAAGGTCACGCAGTCCGCGGAGCACCGGTTCGAGCCGGGCCCACTCCTCGTCCGCCGGCACCGGGTCGGCGCCGGGGCGGGTGGACTCGGCCCCGATGTCGAGGATCGCCGCCCCCTCCTCCGCGATCTGCCGACCTCGCGCGATCGCCTTCCGCGGCTCGGTGTACCGGCCGCCATCCGAAAACGAATCGGGCGTGACGTTCAGTATCCCCGCGATCACGGGTGATTCCAGGGAGATCTCGCGATCGCCCGTCCGCCAGGTGCGCGCCGGCCCGACCGCCGAGAGCCCCATCCGCGCGCCGCGCCCCGTCAGCCCCGTCAGGCCGGCGCCGGGGCGGGCTCGCCCCCCGCACCCTCCAGCGGACGCTCGCGCTGCGGCGCCGGCTCGATGGCCGCCGGCTGCGGCGCCGGCTGGGCGGGTTCCGAAACCAGGGCCGGCAGCTCCCTGCCCTCCTCGAGCAGCTTGATGTCTTCCGAATCGAGCGTCTCCCGCTCAAGCAGCGCCTTCGCGATCGCCTCGAGCAGCGCCTGGTTCTCTTCGAGGACGCCACGCGTCGCGGCGTATGACTCATCCAGGATCCGCTTGATCTCGCCGTCCACGAGTTCGGCGGTCTTCTCGCTGACCTCGCGGCGCTGAGAGAGGTCCCGACCGAGAAAGACCTCCTGTTCCCGGTCCCCCACGGACATCGCGCCCACGGCGGGCGACATCCCGAACTGCGTGACCATGCGGCGCGCGAGATCCGTCGCGCGCTCGATGTCGTTACCCGCGCCGGTCGTGATCTTGCCGTCGCCGAACATCATCTCCTCGGCCACGCGCCCGCCGAAGAGCATCTTGAGCTGGCCCTCGAGCCATTCCTTGGTGTAGTTGTGGCGGTCCTCCTCGGGGAGTGAGGCCGTGATCCCGAGGGCACGTCCGCGCGGGACGATCGTGACCTTGTGGAGCGGGTCCAGACCCGGGACGCGGAGCGCGACCACGGCATGCCCCGCCTCGTGGTAGGC is part of the Candidatus Palauibacter polyketidifaciens genome and encodes:
- a CDS encoding YggS family pyridoxal phosphate-dependent enzyme, which codes for MTKDQVEARLAEVTERIEAAARRAGRRASDVEILPVTKGHPAGGIEIVKALGVGRIGENRVPEAEAKRLELGPTPGVAWHLIGRLQRNKARRAVRLFDVVESVDSVRLAGTLNRIVEEERREPVEVLVQVNTSGEAAKAGLNPDVVLDAVAEICELPGLRVAGLMTMAPFTADEAEVRPAFRGAARLLKRCRAEIPDFEGRALSMGMSNDFEIAIEEGSTRVRLGTVLLGER
- a CDS encoding energy transducer TonB; its protein translation is MEETGIRLTANDQFKRASTNWTQVGLLVAVTLHFGLFVLVRPFEAADLGVVVDEIEAVALPPEVKIPPPPEQIARPATPRVASVDISEDITIAETTFESFTTDNALPPPPETGSPADRPSFIVYDTPPVLLNGGEIQQILQREYPRTLMDAGIGGRVELWLYVTENGAVENFEVKTSSDNGLLDEAAGKVVQQMRFTPAKNRDKVTAVWVSQWVTFEVI
- a CDS encoding biopolymer transporter ExbD, which gives rise to MAIKDSGFKKKSGSDGSIPTSSMADIAFLLLIFFMVTTVFRKDRNRQIEWTTAEATEKIDEKRQNILHLWVQRDGSVWINDVLTPFEDISETVRPIYAENRELVIAIRGDSEVPYQQINTITEELQASGAVRVTFATRLEQRAMRARR
- a CDS encoding biopolymer transporter ExbD; this encodes MAIMKRKQKVSDEIPTSSMADIAFLLLVFFLTTTVFNEERGLPIVLPEQAEEQDVSGRNLIFFIVQPDGRVIVRRGESEQEQVVAHTQVANILRTELAGNENLIAAIQTHPNAPYRHMVNVLDEVKLAGAERISLQEMEN
- a CDS encoding MotA/TolQ/ExbB proton channel family protein; this encodes MDNQYELLTLFTDGGFMMYPLVLCSLIAIGVMLAKAWTLWIAHRDSRKLLHEIESLGVSGRLGEAITTAEETRGPVAAILLAGLRRLRDRGSEARSDGKDIQKAIATTGVIELDFLERGLTVLGTIANVAPMLGFLGTVIGMILAFQAIEIAGQVEPGLVAGGIKVALITTATGLSIAIPVNIGYNFFVTRIDRLILDMEEGAQEVLGLIWDLEDRGARAS
- the cdaA gene encoding diadenylate cyclase CdaA, yielding MDAFWNYLRLLQIDLLDVFEITVVAVLIYRVLILWSGTRAFQMLFGLVLLAAVYAAAGWLSLDLIRSILSQAFTYGAFALIVVFHPELRNALARIGRSRVLSVLTRLQERSEAVADEIAKAAAELSRTRTGAIIAIERELSLEEYIEKTGTRLRADVSSSLLVSLFTPRSPLHDGAVVVRDGQIVAAGVHLPLTQYPLSDRTLGTRHRATLGLSEETDAYVVVVSEETSQISLARRGVLRRNLAPQQLRDHLAADVPAPELGRPGADLDAEPGDRPDGPKRFDEAPSVP
- the folP gene encoding dihydropteroate synthase; translated protein: MGLSAVGPARTWRTGDREISLESPVIAGILNVTPDSFSDGGRYTEPRKAIARGRQIAEEGAAILDIGAESTRPGADPVPADEEWARLEPVLRGLRDLPIPISVDTHKLEVAERAVDAGAAAINDVTALRADPALAGLAARTGVGLVLMHMRGTPRTMQLDTDYGDVAAEVRGALAEARRAALDAGCDPGQVAVDPGIGFGKSLDGNLELLARLDEIASLGAPVWVGPSRKSFLGALLDVGPDECVTASVAACLAAARRGAHVLRVHDVCEMRQALDVEGAIEVRRPGVVRGARPSARPRAAGGRR